One stretch of Bosea vaviloviae DNA includes these proteins:
- a CDS encoding LysR family transcriptional regulator — MIPRLVGSTPLRYFSEVAERGSFRAAAESLRIAASAINRQVSNLESDLGVKLFERARGRAGLQLTDAGRILQFRLRSAINELRIANDEIVALQGLQRGHVTIGFNDVVVNSILPGAIKAFNQTHPGIRFGVRVDSTRGLVSRMKDGDIEFAVAYNFASDVELSCLESVSLRMYLVASPDHPLAGRSSVTLADLAGFNLILPDGSGFLRQIFEVAFRGSNAQIQPLVETNSFELIHSLVECGVGISIVTGRAQRNDGGPRLVHVEIKDPLLSQNVLACCKLPDRSLSPAAAAFAGVVCEALRAFGAREARFGDGG, encoded by the coding sequence GTGATTCCCAGATTGGTGGGTTCGACCCCGCTGCGCTACTTCTCCGAGGTGGCCGAGCGCGGCTCCTTTCGCGCCGCGGCGGAATCGCTTCGCATTGCGGCCTCGGCGATCAACCGGCAGGTCAGCAATCTCGAGAGCGATCTCGGCGTGAAGCTGTTCGAACGGGCGCGCGGGCGGGCCGGGCTGCAATTGACCGATGCCGGCCGCATCCTGCAGTTCCGCCTGCGTTCGGCGATCAATGAACTGCGCATCGCCAACGATGAAATCGTCGCGCTGCAGGGACTGCAGCGTGGGCATGTCACCATCGGCTTCAACGATGTCGTGGTGAACTCCATCTTGCCGGGGGCGATCAAGGCATTCAATCAGACACATCCGGGCATCAGGTTCGGCGTCAGGGTCGACAGCACGCGCGGGCTCGTCTCCCGCATGAAGGACGGCGATATCGAGTTCGCCGTCGCCTATAATTTTGCCTCTGATGTCGAGCTGTCCTGCCTGGAGAGCGTCTCTCTCAGGATGTATCTGGTCGCCTCGCCCGATCATCCGCTTGCCGGCCGGTCATCGGTCACGCTTGCCGACCTCGCCGGCTTCAACCTCATCCTGCCCGATGGCTCGGGGTTTCTGCGCCAGATCTTCGAGGTCGCGTTTCGTGGCTCCAATGCGCAGATCCAGCCGCTCGTCGAGACGAATTCCTTCGAGCTGATCCATTCGCTGGTCGAATGTGGCGTCGGCATCAGCATCGTGACGGGGCGGGCGCAAAGGAATGACGGTGGGCCGCGGCTCGTCCATGTCGAGATCAAGGATCCGCTGTTGTCGCAGAATGTGCTGGCCTGCTGCAAATTGCCCGACCGCAGCCTGTCGCCAGCCGCCGCGGCCTTCGCCGGGGTCGTCTGCGAGGCGTTGAGAGCCTTTGGGGCACGCGAAGCCCGCTTCGGGGACGGTGGCTGA
- a CDS encoding ABC transporter ATP-binding protein, with product MNAPPLLQARSVARRYAMRQGLLGRSVDVRAVDGVSLTVERGRTLGLVGESGSGKSTTGRLALGLEPPDDGDVLFNGTAIPPSGSPAWRAMRARMQMIYQDPLGALDRRLSILEQVREPYDIHGIGDPSGRDAMALALLQSVGLRSDQGTRYPHELSGGQRQRAVIARALATKPDLLVCDEPVSALDVSIQAQVVNLLVDIQQELGLGMLFISHDLKVVRQVSHRVAVMYLGRIVEEGEADLLLSNPAHPYTEALVSASPEPGRRARPRIVLQGDPPNPAARPSGCAFHPRCHAVRERCKAESPKLMPLPDGRLAACHVAHDQANFLKAAS from the coding sequence ATGAACGCCCCGCCGCTTCTCCAGGCGCGGAGTGTCGCGCGGCGCTATGCGATGCGCCAGGGCCTGCTCGGTCGCTCGGTCGATGTCCGAGCCGTGGACGGCGTCTCCCTCACCGTCGAGCGCGGCAGAACGCTGGGGCTGGTCGGCGAGTCCGGCTCGGGTAAATCCACCACCGGGCGTCTGGCGCTTGGCCTCGAGCCGCCCGATGACGGCGATGTGCTGTTCAACGGCACGGCAATCCCACCCAGTGGAAGCCCGGCCTGGCGCGCGATGCGTGCTCGCATGCAGATGATCTACCAGGATCCGCTCGGCGCGCTCGACCGGCGGCTGTCGATCCTGGAGCAGGTCCGAGAGCCTTACGACATTCACGGCATTGGCGACCCAAGCGGCCGCGACGCCATGGCGCTGGCCCTCCTGCAATCGGTCGGCCTGCGCTCGGACCAGGGTACGCGCTATCCTCATGAACTCTCTGGCGGCCAGCGCCAGCGCGCGGTGATTGCGCGCGCGCTCGCCACCAAGCCCGACCTCCTGGTCTGCGACGAGCCGGTCTCGGCGCTCGATGTCTCGATCCAGGCGCAAGTCGTCAACTTGCTGGTCGATATCCAGCAGGAACTGGGTCTCGGCATGCTGTTCATCAGCCATGATCTCAAGGTTGTGCGCCAGGTCAGCCACCGCGTCGCGGTGATGTATCTCGGCCGCATCGTCGAAGAGGGCGAGGCCGATCTTCTGCTGTCGAATCCGGCGCATCCCTATACCGAGGCGCTCGTCTCGGCCTCCCCGGAGCCAGGCAGGCGCGCCCGGCCGCGCATCGTCCTGCAGGGCGACCCGCCGAACCCTGCGGCGCGCCCTTCTGGATGCGCCTTCCACCCGCGCTGCCACGCCGTGCGCGAGCGCTGCAAGGCCGAAAGCCCGAAGCTCATGCCGCTGCCGGACGGGCGGTTGGCCGCTTGCCATGTCGCGCATGATCAGGCCAATTTCCTGAAGGCTGCAAGCTGA
- a CDS encoding ABC transporter permease: MLRFFLIRLARAALTVALVVTFAFVVLRMSGDPALIIMSVDAPPEAIAAFRKAWGLDDPIWQQYLRYFSAIGRGELGQSMRDGRPAIQLVLERIPATLALTLPALALKLCIGIPAGIQAALHRDSLMDRIVMVTAVAGFTVPSFVLGLVLVLIFSVHLGWLPSGGQDSWRHGILPVLTLGIGGAAVLARFTRSAMLEVLGQSYIRTASAKGVPWAAVVRGHALPNAAVPTVTVVGFMVGSLIAGAVVVESVFSWPGVGRLLVVAVSNRDLAVVQCILLLVAMTMVSANLIVDLLYGVLDPRLRNGAKAGAH, from the coding sequence ATGCTGCGCTTCTTCCTGATCCGACTCGCCCGCGCCGCGCTGACGGTGGCGCTGGTCGTCACCTTCGCCTTCGTCGTGCTGCGGATGTCGGGCGATCCCGCCCTGATCATCATGAGCGTCGATGCTCCGCCCGAGGCCATCGCCGCCTTCCGCAAGGCATGGGGCCTCGACGATCCGATCTGGCAGCAATATCTGCGCTACTTCTCCGCCATCGGCCGGGGCGAACTCGGCCAGTCGATGCGCGATGGCAGGCCGGCGATCCAGCTCGTGCTGGAGCGCATCCCGGCAACCCTGGCACTCACCTTGCCGGCGCTGGCGCTCAAGCTCTGCATCGGCATCCCCGCCGGCATCCAAGCCGCGCTTCACCGCGACAGCCTGATGGACCGTATCGTCATGGTGACGGCGGTGGCGGGCTTCACGGTGCCGAGCTTCGTGCTTGGCCTCGTGCTGGTGTTGATTTTCTCGGTTCATCTCGGTTGGCTGCCCTCGGGTGGGCAGGACAGCTGGCGCCACGGCATTCTGCCTGTTCTGACGCTCGGCATCGGCGGCGCAGCCGTGCTTGCACGCTTCACCCGCAGCGCCATGCTGGAGGTGCTCGGCCAGTCCTATATCCGCACCGCCAGCGCCAAGGGCGTACCCTGGGCAGCCGTGGTGCGCGGCCATGCTTTGCCCAATGCGGCGGTGCCAACCGTCACAGTCGTCGGCTTCATGGTCGGCAGCCTGATCGCTGGCGCCGTCGTGGTAGAGAGCGTGTTCTCGTGGCCTGGCGTTGGACGGCTCCTGGTGGTGGCGGTCTCGAACCGCGACCTGGCTGTGGTGCAATGCATCCTCTTGCTGGTCGCGATGACCATGGTCAGTGCCAATCTGATCGTCGACCTCCTCTATGGCGTGCTCGACCCACGCCTGCGCAATGGTGCCAAGGCGGGAGCGCATTGA
- a CDS encoding ABC transporter substrate-binding protein, producing MVGSLTRRSAIALGGSALILPSRFAIAQADSRPAITVAVQKIANSNLLDVLREQSNVGERIFFSSLWEGLIGRNWTGNLESVAGLATEWKRIDDRTVELKLRQGVKFHNGDELTAEDVAFTFGKERMFGDTQPSSGKTISVDFVVGGGRAGKELPAEVPAVARRSWPALLGIQIIDKYTVRFVNGTPDVTMEGRISRYGSEIMNRRAFEEAKTYSDWAMKPVTTGPYRVAEYRPDVSLLLEAHDEYWGGRPPLKSIRFIEVPETASRINGLLSGQYQFACDIPPDQISQIEKNSAFEVQGGTILNHRLTVFDKNHAQLQNPLVRRAMTHSIDRQAIVDSLWAGRTAVPKGLQWPYYGDMFVSDWSVPAFDLKVARDLVKQSGYKGEAIPYRLLNNYYTNQTATAQILAEMWKEAGLNVEIQVKENWQQILERTPTRAVRDWSNSAPFNDPVSSMVSQHGPNGQQQQAGEWTNDELNKLSVELETSTDRARRKAAFRRMLEIAEREDPAYTVLHQNATFTAKPKALAWKASPAFAMDFRAENWGGRS from the coding sequence ATGGTCGGTTCCCTCACGCGCCGCAGCGCAATAGCGCTCGGCGGTTCAGCCCTCATCCTGCCGTCGCGCTTCGCGATCGCGCAGGCCGACAGCCGTCCCGCGATCACCGTCGCGGTTCAGAAGATCGCCAATTCCAACCTCCTCGACGTGCTGCGCGAGCAGTCCAATGTCGGCGAGCGCATCTTCTTCTCCTCGTTATGGGAAGGCCTGATCGGCCGCAACTGGACCGGCAATCTGGAAAGCGTTGCGGGCCTTGCGACCGAATGGAAGCGCATCGACGACAGGACCGTCGAACTCAAATTGCGCCAGGGTGTGAAGTTCCACAATGGCGACGAGCTGACCGCCGAGGACGTCGCCTTCACCTTCGGCAAAGAGCGCATGTTCGGCGACACGCAGCCCTCCAGCGGCAAGACGATCTCGGTCGATTTCGTGGTCGGCGGCGGCCGCGCCGGCAAGGAATTGCCCGCCGAGGTCCCAGCCGTCGCGCGCCGCTCCTGGCCGGCTTTGCTCGGCATCCAGATCATCGACAAATACACGGTGCGCTTCGTCAACGGCACGCCGGACGTCACCATGGAAGGCCGCATCTCGCGCTATGGCAGCGAGATCATGAACCGCCGCGCCTTCGAGGAAGCCAAGACCTATAGCGACTGGGCGATGAAGCCGGTCACCACCGGCCCCTACCGCGTCGCCGAATATCGCCCCGACGTGTCGCTGCTGCTGGAAGCCCATGACGAGTATTGGGGCGGCCGGCCGCCGCTGAAATCGATCCGCTTCATCGAGGTGCCGGAGACGGCCTCGCGCATCAACGGCCTGCTGTCGGGCCAGTATCAGTTCGCCTGCGACATCCCGCCGGACCAAATCTCGCAGATCGAAAAGAACTCCGCCTTCGAAGTGCAGGGCGGTACGATCCTGAATCATCGCCTGACCGTGTTCGACAAGAACCATGCGCAGTTGCAAAACCCGCTGGTTCGCCGCGCCATGACCCATTCAATCGATCGGCAGGCCATCGTCGACTCGCTCTGGGCCGGACGCACGGCGGTGCCGAAGGGCCTGCAATGGCCCTATTACGGCGACATGTTCGTCTCCGACTGGTCGGTGCCGGCCTTCGACCTCAAGGTCGCGCGCGATCTGGTGAAGCAATCCGGCTACAAGGGTGAGGCGATCCCCTATCGCCTGCTCAACAACTACTACACCAACCAGACCGCCACCGCGCAGATCCTGGCTGAGATGTGGAAAGAAGCCGGGCTGAACGTAGAGATCCAGGTCAAGGAAAACTGGCAGCAGATCCTGGAGCGGACCCCGACACGCGCGGTGCGCGACTGGTCGAACTCGGCGCCCTTCAACGACCCGGTCTCGTCAATGGTCAGCCAGCATGGTCCCAACGGCCAGCAGCAGCAGGCAGGCGAATGGACCAATGACGAGCTGAACAAGCTCTCTGTCGAGCTGGAAACCTCGACCGACCGGGCCCGCCGCAAGGCCGCCTTCCGCCGCATGCTGGAAATCGCCGAGCGCGAGGACCCCGCCTATACGGTGCTGCACCAGAACGCGACCTTTACGGCGAAGCCGAAAGCACTCGCCTGGAAGGCCTCACCGGCCTTCGCCATGGACTTCCGCGCCGAGAATTGGGGCGGACGAAGCTGA
- a CDS encoding DUF1236 domain-containing protein, with product MRKIMLVAAVAVIPVMAFAQNPQGARGGATGGAAAGAVGGAVVGGPVGAVVGGVGGAVAGAIVGDNTPRFKTYVSEHEVPSYTYREDLQVGAVLPRSGVTYRKVPAEFGTKGYQYTVVNDRTVIVEPRTRRVIQIIE from the coding sequence ATGAGGAAGATTATGCTTGTCGCAGCCGTCGCGGTGATTCCGGTGATGGCATTTGCACAGAACCCGCAAGGCGCCCGAGGCGGAGCGACCGGTGGGGCGGCGGCCGGCGCGGTTGGCGGGGCGGTTGTGGGCGGCCCTGTCGGAGCAGTGGTCGGCGGAGTAGGCGGCGCCGTCGCCGGTGCGATCGTCGGCGACAATACCCCACGCTTCAAGACATATGTGTCGGAGCATGAAGTGCCGTCCTACACCTATCGTGAGGATCTCCAGGTGGGCGCCGTGCTGCCCCGGTCTGGGGTGACCTATCGGAAAGTTCCCGCTGAATTCGGAACGAAAGGCTATCAGTACACGGTTGTGAATGACCGCACGGTGATCGTCGAGCCGCGGACCCGCCGCGTCATCCAGATCATCGAATAA
- a CDS encoding ABC transporter ATP-binding protein, with the protein MSAQAGRGKQSPLVAIRDLAVAFDGVKVLHGIDLTVERGEAVGLVGESGCGKSVTWLAALGLLPKKADVTGSATLEGCELINAEPALLDATRGGRIAMIFQDPASALNPVIKLGKQVGEALALHRGLSGGAIRAEAKRLFDLVGIPDAARRLDAFPHELSGGQNQRVMIAMALAGEPDLLVADEPTTALDATIQAQILELLTLVRRETNMALVLISHDLGVISQTCDRVGVMYAGRIIETAQSDALFAQPLHPYTQGLLAALPPLEGVRRRLDPIEGNVPEPWNLPPGCSFAPRCPCRVDACEMRLPPLDLKAPGRLAACIRTPPLVQPQRQTEPVFA; encoded by the coding sequence ATGAGCGCGCAAGCCGGCAGGGGCAAACAGAGCCCGCTCGTTGCGATCCGCGATCTCGCGGTCGCCTTCGACGGGGTCAAGGTCCTGCATGGCATCGACCTCACCGTGGAACGTGGCGAGGCCGTCGGGCTCGTCGGCGAATCCGGCTGCGGCAAGTCGGTGACCTGGCTCGCCGCGCTCGGCCTTCTGCCGAAGAAGGCTGATGTCACCGGCAGCGCCACGCTGGAGGGCTGCGAACTGATCAATGCGGAGCCGGCCTTACTCGACGCCACCCGCGGCGGCCGCATCGCCATGATTTTCCAGGATCCGGCGAGCGCGCTGAACCCCGTCATCAAACTCGGCAAACAGGTCGGCGAAGCTTTGGCGCTGCATCGCGGGCTCTCGGGCGGCGCGATCCGGGCGGAAGCCAAGCGCCTCTTCGATCTCGTCGGCATTCCCGACGCGGCGCGCCGGCTCGACGCCTTTCCCCATGAGCTTTCGGGCGGCCAGAACCAGCGCGTCATGATCGCCATGGCGCTCGCCGGCGAACCGGACCTTCTGGTGGCGGACGAACCAACCACCGCGCTCGATGCGACGATTCAAGCGCAGATCCTCGAACTGCTGACGCTGGTCCGGCGCGAGACCAACATGGCTCTGGTCCTGATCAGCCATGATCTCGGCGTGATCTCGCAGACCTGCGACCGCGTCGGCGTGATGTATGCCGGCCGGATCATCGAGACCGCGCAGTCCGACGCGCTCTTCGCGCAGCCGCTGCATCCCTATACGCAGGGCCTGCTGGCGGCGCTGCCGCCGCTGGAGGGCGTGCGCCGCCGGCTCGACCCCATCGAAGGCAATGTGCCCGAGCCTTGGAACCTGCCACCTGGCTGTTCGTTCGCGCCGCGTTGCCCATGTCGGGTCGATGCCTGCGAGATGCGCCTGCCACCGCTCGACCTGAAGGCGCCCGGCCGTCTCGCCGCCTGCATTCGCACGCCGCCGCTCGTCCAGCCGCAGCGCCAGACGGAGCCCGTCTTCGCATGA
- a CDS encoding ATP-dependent helicase produces MNAITPISYLDTLNPAQRRAVIHGVASNFASPLLVIAGAGSGKTNTLAHRVAHLMVSGVDPRRILLMTFSRRAATEMARRVERIARKVLGDGAGVLADALTWAGTFHGIGARLLRDYADQIGLDPAFTIHDREDAADQMNLVRHELGFSKTEARFPTKGTCLSIYSRCVNAEMPIEDVLGRSFPWCVAWVAELRDLFAAYVEAKQSQNVLDYDDLLLYWAQVMADPDLAADIGGRFDHVMVDEYQDTNRLQSSILLAMKPGGHGLTVVGDDAQSIYSFRAATIRNILDFPAAFSPPAEVITLDQNYRSTSAILAAANGVIDLAAERFTKNLWTDRAAGAAPQLVHVRDEADQARFIAERVLENREAGSTLKQQAVLFRASHHSGPLEVELTRRNIPFVKFGGLKFLDAAHIKDVLALLRFVENPRDRVAGFRILQLLPGVGPTSAQRVLDHIAQASDAIGALHDAPAPPRAGDDWQGFQTAVADLRSGGCGWPAEIERARLWYEPHLERIHEDASTRQADLVQLEQIAGGYPSRERFLTELTLDPPDATSDQAGVPLLDEDYLILSTIHSAKGQEWKSVFVMNVVDGCIPIDLGAGSTDEIEEERRLLYVAMTRAKDDLHLVVPQRFFTHGQSSTGDRHVYANRTRFIPNGLLGHFERCAWPRIATADAGRTPSNGPRIDVRARMRGMWR; encoded by the coding sequence ATGAACGCCATAACCCCGATCTCCTATCTGGACACGCTGAACCCCGCGCAACGTCGCGCCGTCATTCACGGCGTCGCTTCCAATTTCGCTTCCCCGCTTCTCGTTATCGCGGGTGCCGGCTCCGGCAAGACCAACACGCTCGCCCATCGCGTGGCGCATCTGATGGTCAGCGGCGTCGATCCACGCCGCATTCTGCTGATGACCTTCTCCCGTCGCGCGGCCACGGAGATGGCAAGGCGCGTCGAGCGCATCGCCCGAAAGGTGCTTGGCGATGGCGCCGGCGTCCTGGCGGATGCGCTGACATGGGCAGGCACCTTCCACGGGATCGGCGCGCGCCTGCTGCGTGACTATGCCGATCAGATCGGGCTCGATCCTGCCTTCACGATCCATGACCGCGAGGATGCCGCTGATCAGATGAACCTCGTCCGGCATGAGCTTGGGTTCTCCAAGACTGAAGCGCGCTTTCCAACGAAGGGGACATGTCTGTCGATCTATTCGCGCTGCGTGAATGCGGAGATGCCGATCGAGGATGTCCTTGGCCGATCCTTTCCCTGGTGCGTGGCCTGGGTGGCGGAGCTGCGGGATCTGTTTGCGGCCTATGTCGAGGCCAAGCAGAGCCAGAACGTACTCGATTACGACGACCTGCTGCTCTACTGGGCCCAGGTCATGGCTGACCCTGACCTTGCCGCCGATATCGGCGGGCGCTTCGATCATGTCATGGTCGACGAGTATCAGGACACCAATCGGCTCCAGTCCTCGATCCTGCTTGCGATGAAGCCAGGGGGCCACGGGCTCACCGTCGTCGGGGACGATGCCCAGTCGATCTATTCCTTCAGGGCCGCGACGATCCGCAACATCCTCGACTTCCCCGCGGCCTTCTCACCACCGGCCGAGGTCATCACGCTCGATCAGAACTACCGCTCGACCAGTGCCATCCTGGCGGCAGCCAATGGCGTCATCGACCTGGCAGCCGAGCGCTTCACCAAGAACCTATGGACCGATCGGGCAGCCGGCGCGGCGCCGCAACTCGTCCATGTGCGTGATGAGGCCGATCAGGCTCGCTTCATCGCCGAACGGGTGCTGGAGAACCGCGAGGCGGGATCCACGCTGAAGCAGCAGGCCGTGCTCTTCCGGGCGTCACACCACAGCGGCCCGCTCGAAGTCGAACTGACTCGGCGCAACATCCCCTTCGTCAAGTTTGGCGGCCTCAAATTTCTCGACGCGGCCCATATCAAGGATGTCCTGGCGCTTCTGCGTTTCGTCGAGAACCCGCGCGACCGTGTCGCCGGCTTCCGCATCCTGCAGCTTCTGCCCGGCGTCGGACCGACCTCGGCGCAGCGCGTGCTCGACCACATAGCCCAGGCTTCGGATGCGATTGGGGCCTTGCATGACGCTCCTGCGCCGCCACGCGCCGGTGATGATTGGCAAGGCTTCCAGACTGCCGTTGCCGATCTGCGTTCGGGCGGCTGCGGCTGGCCCGCTGAGATCGAGCGCGCACGGCTCTGGTACGAACCGCATCTGGAGCGCATCCATGAGGACGCCTCGACGCGACAAGCCGACCTTGTCCAACTCGAGCAGATCGCCGGAGGCTACCCGTCGCGTGAGCGCTTCCTGACCGAACTCACGCTCGATCCACCTGACGCGACCAGCGATCAGGCCGGCGTGCCGCTACTGGACGAGGACTACCTGATCCTCTCCACGATTCACTCGGCCAAGGGCCAGGAGTGGAAATCGGTCTTCGTCATGAACGTCGTCGATGGCTGCATCCCAATCGATCTCGGCGCCGGTTCAACCGATGAGATCGAGGAAGAACGGCGGCTGCTCTACGTCGCGATGACACGCGCCAAGGACGATCTGCATCTCGTCGTGCCGCAGCGCTTCTTCACGCATGGCCAGTCCTCGACCGGGGACCGCCACGTCTACGCGAACCGAACCCGCTTCATTCCCAACGGACTGCTCGGGCATTTCGAGCGCTGCGCCTGGCCGCGCATTGCGACGGCAGACGCCGGCCGCACTCCCAGCAATGGGCCGAGGATTGATGTTCGTGCGCGGATGCGAGGCATGTGGCGGTGA
- a CDS encoding ABC transporter permease, producing the protein MADITAANSVPATSAEKAAPRRRQRIPLLVWFGLVWIAIIIVVALAADWITPYRFTAYDLRNRLAGPFHPLHWLGTDELGRDVLSRLIVSIRISLLVAFGATIISAVLGTLMGFLAAHFRGLVEQFVLMLADFQAAMPFLILALSVLAFFGNALPLLIGLMGLYGWERYARIARGLAISAGAQGYAGAVRQIGASPTRIYLKHILPNIASTLIVSMTLTFPEVILLESGLSFLGLGVQPPMTSLGNMVGYGREYLTRAPWIMLAPASTIVLTTLAVSLVGDWLRDRLDPTLR; encoded by the coding sequence ATGGCCGACATCACGGCTGCCAACTCCGTTCCTGCCACCTCGGCCGAAAAGGCAGCGCCAAGGCGCAGGCAACGCATCCCCTTGCTCGTCTGGTTCGGCCTGGTCTGGATCGCCATCATCATCGTCGTCGCGCTCGCCGCCGACTGGATCACGCCCTATCGCTTCACGGCCTATGACTTGCGCAACCGGCTGGCTGGTCCCTTCCATCCGCTGCACTGGCTCGGCACCGACGAACTCGGCCGCGACGTGCTCTCGCGGTTGATCGTCTCGATCCGCATCTCGCTGCTCGTCGCCTTCGGAGCCACCATCATCTCGGCGGTTCTGGGCACGCTGATGGGCTTCCTCGCCGCGCATTTCCGTGGACTGGTCGAGCAGTTCGTCTTGATGCTGGCGGATTTCCAGGCTGCGATGCCGTTCCTGATCCTGGCGCTCTCGGTGCTGGCCTTCTTCGGCAATGCGCTGCCGCTCCTCATCGGCCTGATGGGGCTCTATGGCTGGGAGCGCTATGCTCGCATCGCGCGCGGCCTCGCCATCTCGGCGGGCGCACAGGGCTATGCTGGAGCGGTGCGCCAGATCGGAGCGTCACCGACGCGGATCTATCTCAAGCATATCCTGCCCAACATCGCCTCGACGCTGATCGTCTCGATGACGTTGACCTTTCCCGAGGTCATCCTGCTCGAAAGCGGCCTCTCTTTCCTGGGGCTCGGCGTGCAGCCACCGATGACGTCTCTCGGCAACATGGTCGGCTATGGCCGCGAGTATCTCACCCGCGCGCCCTGGATCATGCTGGCGCCGGCCTCGACCATCGTGCTGACTACTCTCGCCGTCAGCCTCGTCGGCGACTGGCTGCGCGACCGCCTCGACCCGACCCTGCGCTGA
- a CDS encoding L,D-transpeptidase family protein, which yields MASLLVLALGDARALTADEVNRAGRPVSTKGKMTRPSASIVKAQTLLARQGVSPGEIDGLDGDRYRKAVAQFRRRENLGDGDGIDAATWRALLGDASADIVSDYRVLKEDVKSRFSRHIPHDYARQARLKQLGYRTPHEMFAERFRMSEGLLRTLNPGARYRKRDETLHVVAAGRTPPAAEARLVEADRTNGVVRALDAAGRPFAIYPATIGSAATPSPEGEYQVVRVVRNPTYHYDPVKNFQQGRNKRRLVIARGPNNPVGTVWIELSKPTFGIHGTPEPSRIGKTSSHGCVRLTNWDAEELAQLVKPGTTVRFVE from the coding sequence GTGGCCAGCTTGCTGGTTCTGGCCCTGGGAGATGCGCGAGCCCTGACGGCGGATGAGGTCAACCGGGCGGGGCGCCCCGTTTCCACGAAAGGCAAGATGACGCGGCCCAGTGCGTCGATCGTCAAGGCCCAGACCTTGCTGGCGCGTCAGGGCGTCTCCCCCGGCGAGATCGACGGCCTGGACGGCGATCGCTACCGCAAGGCCGTTGCCCAGTTCCGCCGCCGGGAAAATCTCGGCGACGGCGATGGCATTGACGCGGCTACCTGGCGAGCCCTGCTGGGCGACGCCAGCGCGGACATCGTTTCCGATTATCGTGTGCTCAAAGAGGACGTGAAATCCCGGTTCTCGAGACATATTCCTCACGACTACGCCCGCCAGGCGCGCCTGAAGCAGCTTGGCTACAGAACTCCTCATGAAATGTTCGCCGAACGCTTTCGAATGAGCGAGGGCCTGCTGCGGACGCTCAATCCCGGCGCGCGTTACCGCAAGCGTGATGAAACACTTCATGTCGTCGCGGCGGGACGGACGCCTCCTGCAGCCGAAGCGAGGCTGGTCGAGGCGGACAGGACGAACGGCGTGGTTCGAGCTCTCGATGCGGCGGGCCGGCCGTTTGCGATCTATCCCGCCACGATCGGCAGCGCGGCCACGCCTTCGCCGGAAGGCGAATATCAGGTCGTGCGCGTCGTGAGAAATCCCACCTATCACTACGACCCGGTCAAGAACTTCCAGCAAGGCCGCAACAAGCGCCGGCTGGTGATCGCCAGGGGGCCGAACAATCCGGTCGGAACGGTCTGGATCGAGCTGTCGAAACCGACCTTCGGCATCCATGGAACGCCGGAACCATCGCGGATCGGCAAGACATCGTCGCATGGCTGCGTCCGGCTCACGAATTGGGATGCCGAGGAACTGGCGCAACTCGTCAAGCCCGGCACGACTGTCCGTTTCGTCGAATAG